In Lycium ferocissimum isolate CSIRO_LF1 chromosome 11, AGI_CSIRO_Lferr_CH_V1, whole genome shotgun sequence, a single genomic region encodes these proteins:
- the LOC132038472 gene encoding uncharacterized protein LOC132038472: MVAEMEDWVHRFVMGLGAHLIKDCMTASLQSGIDIARIQAYAQNLKDLKCQQRISKTRIEARQRYDRPIYSGPGQNSRVPTPSYRGESSQARPPLPRCDQCGKGHSSQCSQGMGVCYYCGQPGHVIGNCPSRGRGGPAQPTSSIAGSSSSVRPPGQFSSPASAGRGRGRGQVSGFGSNQNRIYALT; encoded by the exons ATGGTAGCTGAAATGGAAGATTGGGTACATCGTTTTGTGATGGGACTTGGGGCTCACTTGATTAAAGATTGTATGACAGCCTCGCTACAGAGCGGCATAGATATTGCTCGTATTCAGGCATATGCTCAAAATTTGAAGGACCTTAAATGTCAGCAGCGGATAAGCAAGACCCGAATAGAGGCC AGGCAGCGTTATGATCGACCTATTTATTCAGGACCGGGTCAGAATTCGAGAGTACCAACTCCTTCTTATAGGGGAGAGTCTAGCCAGGCAAGGCCTCCCTTGCCCCGTTGTGACCAGTGCGGTAAAGGCCACTCTAGCCAGTGCAGCCAAGGTATGGGGGTGTGTTATTACTGTGGACAGCCAGGTCATGTTATAGGAAATTGTCCATCCCGTGGCAGAGGAGGCCCGGCTCAGCCGACAAGTTCGATCGCAGGTTCTTCATCTTCTGTTCGCCCTCCTGGACAATTTTCTTCTCCAGCCTCAGCAGGTAGAGGTAGGGGAAGAGGTCAGGTGTCTGGTTTCGGCAGCAACCAGAATCGTATTTATGCACTTACATga